A stretch of the Candidatus Jettenia sp. AMX2 genome encodes the following:
- a CDS encoding restriction endonuclease — protein sequence MNDNIGKGTEFENICLSTLKRLGFEELQLTKRVNDQGADWVGSFEGTRYLFQCKKHKKKQGNRAIQEAIAAKTYYKASRCAVISESGYTKSAYQLARPNYCLLLMPLEITEAVNSQKTFAELIKNYTFPVNSPIEHDYDLIKRYEQIKAQIGHTPRNKDLDPTTRYRIKKKYGSLSSLIRQLSDSPFTRRPSNEEIRKEYKRVKQAIGKTPTLANMQKQSNFSRNCFSSYPFTKLQEECGDAPNIQRGVSKEDLISAFDRLRRELGRIPSIKDLDEKGVYRSSYYRTRWGNIDTFLKDLGIPQREFKQRQYDERELILIYLLLKKAFEIRNDDDSLTLNHTVLENLKYKGKVFVSPGIFSSRFGAGENS from the coding sequence ATGAATGACAACATCGGAAAAGGGACCGAATTCGAAAACATCTGCTTGAGTACTCTCAAGCGGCTTGGCTTCGAGGAGCTTCAACTTACTAAGAGGGTAAATGATCAGGGGGCGGATTGGGTGGGGAGCTTTGAGGGCACTAGGTATTTGTTTCAATGCAAGAAACACAAAAAGAAGCAGGGTAACAGGGCAATTCAGGAGGCAATCGCGGCAAAGACATATTACAAAGCATCTCGCTGCGCCGTAATATCAGAAAGCGGTTACACCAAGTCTGCATATCAACTTGCACGTCCAAACTATTGTCTTTTGCTCATGCCATTAGAAATAACGGAAGCCGTGAATTCTCAGAAGACCTTCGCCGAGCTAATAAAGAATTACACATTCCCTGTAAACTCTCCGATAGAGCACGATTACGACTTAATCAAACGATACGAACAAATAAAGGCCCAAATTGGTCATACTCCGAGAAACAAAGACCTTGATCCGACGACCCGTTACCGTATCAAGAAGAAGTACGGCAGCCTTTCCAGTCTCATTAGACAGCTTAGCGATAGCCCCTTCACAAGGAGGCCTTCGAACGAAGAGATTAGGAAAGAATACAAACGAGTTAAACAAGCTATTGGGAAGACGCCGACTCTTGCTAACATGCAGAAGCAGTCAAACTTCTCCAGAAATTGTTTCTCCAGTTACCCATTTACGAAACTGCAGGAGGAATGCGGTGACGCTCCGAATATTCAGAGAGGAGTATCCAAGGAGGACTTGATTAGCGCCTTCGACAGACTTCGCCGAGAGTTGGGAAGGATACCTTCCATCAAAGATCTGGATGAAAAGGGTGTTTACCGATCAAGTTACTACAGAACTCGATGGGGAAATATTGATACGTTTCTCAAAGATCTTGGGATCCCCCAACGAGAGTTCAAGCAAAGGCAGTACGATGAGCGCGAACTAATATTGATCTATCTCCTGTTGAAAAAGGCTTTTGAAATCCGCAATGATGATGACAGTCTCACGCTAAACCATACTGTTTTAGAGAATCTGAAATACAAGGGAAAGGTCTTTGTTTCACCGGGGATATTCAGTTCACGTTTTGGGGCTGGGGAGAATTCATGA
- a CDS encoding nucleoside deaminase — protein sequence MDEFLEAAIEEAKKGLAEGGIPIGSVLVIDGQIVGRGHNRRVQKGSAVLHAEMDCLENAGRLKASDYRRGILYSTLSPCDMCSGAALLYGIPKVVIGENRTFRGPEDYLKSRGIQTVVVDNQECQQLMRKFINEYPDLWNEDIGR from the coding sequence ATGGATGAATTTCTTGAGGCGGCGATTGAGGAAGCGAAAAAGGGACTGGCCGAAGGCGGTATTCCGATTGGCTCGGTACTGGTAATTGACGGACAAATCGTTGGCCGGGGACACAACCGCCGCGTACAGAAGGGGAGTGCGGTGCTGCACGCTGAAATGGATTGTCTGGAGAATGCCGGTCGTCTTAAAGCATCCGATTACCGCCGGGGAATTTTGTACTCCACACTGTCCCCTTGTGATATGTGCAGCGGCGCTGCACTGCTATATGGGATTCCAAAGGTCGTTATTGGAGAGAACCGTACTTTTCGGGGACCGGAGGATTACCTGAAGTCCCGTGGAATACAGACCGTTGTCGTCGATAACCAGGAGTGCCAACAGCTTATGAGGAAGTTTATCAATGAGTATCCGGATCTCTGGAATGAGGATATTGGCAGATAG
- a CDS encoding tetratricopeptide repeat protein, translating into MNNYKYKIIIYWSQEDEAFIAEVPELQGCAAKGATYREALSNVEVIIQECIETVKELGRLIPEPKRHYDREVGVAKKALEVAEQSVGPDHPDVATGLNNLALLYQAQGQYTQAESLYKRSLAILENSFGPDHPDVAKSLNNLALLYQTQGQYTQAELLYKRSLAIDEKTLGPDHPDVAKSLNNLALLYQTQGQYTQAELLYKRSLAIDEKTFGPDHPDVATSLNNLAALYRVLGQYAQAEPLYKRSLAIDEKTLGPDHPDVANSLNNLAALYCVLGQYTQAESLYKRSLVIRENALNPDHPDVATSLNNLAALYRVLGKYAQAESLYKRSLAIDEKTLGLDHPDVAKSLNNLAALYRVLGKYAQAEPLYKRSLAIDEKTFGPDHPDVAKSLNNLALLYQTQGQYVHAEPLYKRSLAIDEKTFGPDHPDVAKSLNNLALLYQTQGQYVHAESLYKRSLAIDEKTFGPDHPDVAKSLNNLALLYQTQGQYVQAESFYKRSLVILENALGPDHPSVATGLNNLAGLYRTEGQYTQAESLYKRSLAILENAFGPDHPDVAESLNNLAGLYRTQGKYAQAEPLYKHSLAIRENALGPDHPSVATGLNNLAALYHTQGQYTQAEPLYKHSLAILENSFGPDHPDVATSLNNLAGLYQIQGQYTQAESLYKRSLAIFENSFGPDHPDVAMSLENMAVLYRKTGRKKVAEELEKRAEAIRSIKSIKR; encoded by the coding sequence ATGAATAATTACAAATACAAAATAATAATTTACTGGAGTCAAGAGGATGAGGCATTTATTGCTGAAGTGCCTGAGTTACAGGGCTGTGCAGCAAAGGGAGCTACATACAGAGAGGCTCTTTCCAATGTTGAAGTTATTATACAGGAGTGTATAGAGACCGTAAAAGAATTAGGTCGCCTTATCCCTGAACCAAAAAGACATTATGATCGAGAAGTCGGGGTGGCGAAAAAGGCGCTTGAGGTTGCTGAGCAATCGGTCGGCCCGGATCATCCCGATGTGGCCACAGGTCTGAACAACCTTGCGTTGCTGTACCAGGCCCAGGGCCAGTACACGCAGGCCGAGTCGCTCTACAAGCGCTCGCTTGCGATCCTAGAGAATTCCTTCGGCCCGGATCATCCCGACGTGGCCAAGAGCCTTAACAACCTTGCGTTGCTGTACCAGACCCAGGGCCAGTACACGCAGGCCGAGCTGCTCTACAAGCGCTCACTGGCGATTGACGAGAAGACGCTTGGTCCGGATCATCCCGATGTGGCCAAGAGCCTGAACAACCTTGCGTTGCTGTACCAGACCCAGGGCCAGTACACGCAGGCCGAGTTGCTCTACAAGCGCTCGTTGGCGATTGACGAGAAGACCTTCGGTCCGGATCATCCCGACGTGGCCACGAGCCTGAACAACCTTGCGGCGCTGTACCGTGTCCTGGGCCAGTACGCGCAGGCCGAGCCGCTCTACAAGCGCTCACTGGCGATTGACGAGAAGACGCTTGGTCCGGATCATCCTGATGTGGCCAATAGCCTGAACAATCTCGCGGCACTGTACTGTGTCCTGGGCCAGTACACGCAGGCCGAGTCGCTCTACAAGCGCTCGCTTGTGATCAGGGAGAATGCCCTCAATCCGGATCATCCCGATGTGGCCACGAGCCTGAACAATCTCGCGGCGCTGTACCGTGTCCTGGGCAAGTACGCGCAGGCCGAGTCGCTCTACAAACGCTCACTGGCGATTGACGAGAAGACGCTTGGTCTGGATCATCCTGATGTGGCCAAGAGCCTGAACAATCTCGCGGCGCTGTACCGTGTCCTGGGCAAGTACGCGCAGGCCGAGCCGCTCTACAAACGCTCACTGGCGATTGACGAGAAGACCTTCGGTCCGGATCATCCCGACGTGGCCAAGAGCCTTAACAACCTTGCGTTGCTGTACCAGACCCAGGGCCAGTACGTGCATGCCGAGCCGCTCTACAAGCGCTCGCTGGCGATTGACGAGAAGACCTTCGGTCCGGATCATCCCGACGTGGCCAAGAGCCTTAACAACCTTGCGTTGCTGTACCAGACCCAGGGCCAGTACGTGCATGCCGAGTCGCTCTACAAGCGCTCGCTGGCGATTGACGAGAAGACCTTCGGTCCGGATCATCCCGATGTGGCCAAGAGCCTTAACAACCTTGCGTTGCTGTACCAGACCCAGGGCCAGTACGTGCAGGCCGAGTCGTTCTACAAGCGCTCGCTGGTGATCTTAGAGAATGCCCTCGGCCCTGATCATCCCTCTGTGGCCACGGGACTGAACAACCTTGCTGGGCTGTACCGCACAGAGGGCCAGTACACGCAGGCAGAGTCGCTCTACAAGCGCTCGCTTGCGATACTGGAGAATGCCTTCGGTCCTGATCATCCCGACGTGGCTGAGAGCCTGAACAACCTCGCTGGGCTGTACCGCACCCAGGGCAAGTATGCGCAGGCCGAGCCGCTCTATAAGCATTCGCTGGCGATCAGAGAGAATGCCCTCGGCCCGGATCATCCCTCTGTGGCTACGGGACTAAACAATCTCGCTGCTTTGTACCACACCCAGGGGCAGTACACGCAGGCCGAGCCGCTCTATAAGCATTCGCTGGCTATCCTGGAGAATTCCTTCGGTCCTGATCATCCCGATGTGGCCACAAGCCTGAACAATCTCGCTGGGCTGTACCAGATCCAGGGGCAGTACACGCAGGCTGAGTCGCTCTACAAACGCTCGCTAGCGATCTTTGAGAATTCCTTCGGTCCTGATCATCCCGATGTGGCTATGAGCCTTGAAAATATGGCCGTCCTCTATCGGAAAACCGGCCGGAAAAAAGTTGCGGAGGAATTGGAAAAACGGGCTGAAGCGATCCGGTCCATCAAGTCCATCAAGCGATGA
- a CDS encoding IS1380 family transposase codes for MSKKSEQKYNKILSRRKQKIERRLGRKQWEEQDRPMFRARNIHYEIAERNQAINCGGIGAIHQMVLKCGLVKEIDEKLELLKMHMPYHESDHVLNIAYNVLSGNIRLEDIELNRQDEGYLNAVGAQRIPDPTTAGDFTRRFRREDILKLMECINTGRLRVWKEARKEILEEALVDIDGTIAKTYGGCKEGMDISYKGIWGYAPLIISLWNTKEVLYLVNRPGNKPSHDGCVEWVDRAIGLVKPYARRICVRGDTDFSLTENFDRWSREVDFVFGMDAHKVLVRHAEELPGKAWRVLSRKPKYRVKTKERSKPEKVKERIVKEREYKDIRLASEHVSEFEYRPMKCKQSYRVIVLMKNLSVEKGEKVLLDDIRYFFYITTRRDMTAEELVELANGRCDQENVVEQLKNGVNAMKMPVRDLESNWAYMVMAALAWNLKSWFGLLMPNAVRGMQVQKMEFRRFLNTLILLPCQILKTGRKIVYRILRYNDWLKDFFATWERIRRLKMCMRE; via the coding sequence ATGAGCAAAAAATCAGAACAGAAGTATAACAAAATACTCAGCAGAAGGAAACAAAAAATCGAAAGGCGACTGGGGCGGAAGCAGTGGGAAGAGCAAGACCGACCGATGTTCAGAGCGAGGAACATTCATTACGAGATAGCAGAAAGGAACCAGGCAATAAACTGTGGAGGGATAGGAGCAATCCATCAGATGGTGCTAAAATGCGGGTTAGTAAAAGAGATTGACGAGAAACTTGAATTGTTGAAGATGCACATGCCCTACCATGAATCAGATCATGTATTGAACATAGCGTATAATGTTCTTTCAGGGAATATACGATTAGAGGATATAGAGCTGAATCGTCAGGATGAGGGGTATCTGAACGCAGTGGGAGCGCAGAGGATACCAGACCCGACGACAGCCGGAGATTTTACCCGGCGGTTCAGGAGAGAAGATATTCTAAAGCTGATGGAGTGCATCAATACAGGTCGGCTTCGTGTATGGAAAGAAGCGAGAAAGGAGATCCTTGAAGAAGCGCTGGTTGATATAGACGGTACGATAGCGAAGACATATGGTGGATGTAAAGAGGGGATGGACATATCGTACAAAGGGATATGGGGATATGCACCGTTAATCATATCGTTGTGGAATACGAAAGAGGTGTTGTATCTGGTAAATAGACCTGGTAACAAGCCGAGCCATGATGGGTGTGTGGAGTGGGTAGACCGTGCGATAGGATTGGTGAAGCCGTATGCCAGGCGGATATGTGTGAGAGGAGACACGGACTTTTCGCTGACGGAGAATTTTGATCGGTGGTCACGGGAGGTAGACTTTGTTTTTGGGATGGATGCACATAAGGTTCTGGTAAGACATGCAGAGGAGTTACCGGGGAAAGCATGGAGGGTGTTAAGCCGTAAACCGAAATATAGGGTAAAGACCAAGGAGAGAAGCAAGCCGGAAAAGGTAAAAGAGCGGATCGTGAAGGAACGAGAATATAAGGATATTCGTTTGGCGAGTGAGCATGTGTCGGAGTTTGAGTATCGGCCAATGAAGTGTAAACAGAGCTATCGGGTAATTGTGCTGATGAAAAACCTGAGTGTAGAAAAGGGCGAGAAGGTGTTGCTTGATGATATACGATACTTTTTTTACATTACTACCCGGCGGGATATGACGGCAGAGGAATTGGTGGAGTTGGCAAACGGGCGCTGTGATCAGGAGAATGTGGTAGAGCAGTTGAAGAACGGTGTAAATGCGATGAAGATGCCGGTAAGGGATTTGGAGAGCAACTGGGCGTATATGGTCATGGCAGCGCTGGCGTGGAATTTAAAGTCATGGTTTGGGTTGTTGATGCCCAACGCGGTGAGGGGAATGCAGGTACAGAAGATGGAATTTCGACGGTTTCTGAATACCCTGATTTTACTTCCCTGTCAAATCCTGAAAACGGGGAGGAAGATCGTATACCGAATCCTTAGATATAATGACTGGCTGAAGGATTTCTTTGCCACGTGGGAGCGGATCCGTAGGCTGAAGATGTGCATGAGAGAATAA
- a CDS encoding MFS transporter, with amino-acid sequence MSGWVLKNNLDIVLLFSTRTIRLFAYGFLSVVLVLYLSEIGLSNYEIGLILSLTLIGDVIVSFLVTTNANRIGRKRMLILGAALMAGAGTVFVLTKNPIVLTLAAIIGIISPGGNEIGPFLSIEQASLSQILPDEKRTSVFGWYNLAGSFAAAAGALSSGWLAEILQHTGFNRADALRIILFLYALGGLVLMLAFMGLSSDIETVNNNKAVKYKMGLHRSQNIVIRLSALFALDAFAGGFVVQSMMAYWFHIRFGADTGLLGSIFFGANLLAGVSALLAARIAKHIGLVNTMVFTHIPSNILLCIIPLMPNLASAIVVLMLRFSISQMDVPARQSYTMAVVAPDERTAASGITNIARSVGASLSPALTGFFLAHPLLISTPFFLAGGLKIIYDLCLFYMFQHIKPPEETGNFSKEKSDQKAN; translated from the coding sequence ATGAGTGGATGGGTATTGAAGAATAATCTTGATATTGTTCTCCTTTTTTCAACACGAACGATCCGTTTGTTTGCTTACGGGTTTCTGTCTGTTGTACTGGTACTGTATCTGTCGGAAATCGGATTGAGCAATTACGAAATCGGTCTGATACTGTCGCTGACACTGATCGGAGATGTTATTGTTTCATTTTTAGTTACGACAAATGCGAACCGTATCGGCAGAAAACGGATGCTGATTTTAGGTGCTGCCCTGATGGCAGGAGCAGGAACGGTATTTGTTCTAACAAAAAATCCGATAGTTCTGACCCTTGCCGCAATTATCGGCATCATCAGCCCTGGTGGAAATGAGATCGGTCCCTTTCTTTCCATTGAACAAGCATCTTTGTCACAGATTCTTCCCGATGAAAAAAGGACTTCGGTATTCGGATGGTATAATCTCGCCGGCTCTTTTGCCGCCGCCGCAGGTGCATTAAGCAGTGGATGGCTTGCTGAAATTTTGCAGCATACCGGATTTAACCGAGCAGACGCATTACGCATCATTTTATTTCTTTATGCCCTCGGCGGACTGGTGCTGATGCTGGCATTTATGGGATTGTCATCGGATATTGAAACAGTTAACAATAACAAAGCTGTAAAATACAAAATGGGTTTACACCGTTCACAAAATATCGTTATCCGGTTAAGTGCACTGTTTGCATTAGATGCGTTTGCAGGTGGTTTTGTTGTTCAGAGTATGATGGCATACTGGTTTCATATCCGGTTTGGTGCGGATACGGGTCTTTTGGGAAGTATTTTTTTCGGAGCAAATCTTCTGGCAGGGGTTTCTGCATTGCTTGCCGCACGTATTGCAAAACATATCGGGCTTGTCAATACAATGGTTTTTACACATATCCCGTCCAATATCCTACTGTGTATTATACCGTTAATGCCAAATCTTGCATCCGCAATTGTTGTGCTTATGCTGCGTTTCAGCATTTCCCAGATGGATGTACCGGCCCGTCAGTCGTATACCATGGCGGTAGTAGCTCCTGACGAACGGACCGCAGCATCCGGGATTACAAACATTGCCCGTTCAGTCGGAGCATCACTATCTCCTGCGTTAACCGGTTTTTTTCTTGCTCATCCTTTATTAATCAGTACGCCATTCTTTCTGGCAGGCGGTTTAAAAATAATTTACGATTTGTGCCTTTTCTATATGTTTCAACATATTAAACCACCTGAAGAAACAGGCAATTTTTCCAAAGAGAAATCTGACCAGAAGGCTAACTAA
- a CDS encoding transporter, protein MITRCRLNHMYRNSILVLCVAVLCLSGFVNAESGFAGQQRSDPYNLFNRTPREKLRPLGPEPHPYTTDPGWFQLEIHPLNFTYNRDPDERRRAFGVPVLLKIGLLENIDLQIGTDTLIWERTTDRSTGDRWQDRGFGDVTVASKINLWGNDYGDTAMAVMPFLTLPTARYDSGSGGITGGIHLPTAWILNDLWTLEVTPSAAAVRNSGNNGYVAGFGHLTVLNRGLFTNLAGFVELENFITTERGNRWQSIMRTGLTWDVTNNFVIESGVGFGITGDTDDLNIYLTLVKRF, encoded by the coding sequence ATGATAACCCGATGTAGGTTAAATCACATGTACCGGAACAGTATATTGGTTCTCTGTGTCGCCGTCCTTTGTCTGTCTGGCTTTGTAAATGCGGAATCCGGTTTTGCAGGCCAGCAACGGAGTGATCCGTACAATCTGTTCAATCGTACACCACGTGAAAAATTGCGTCCGCTCGGACCGGAACCGCATCCCTACACTACAGACCCCGGTTGGTTCCAGTTGGAAATCCATCCGCTGAATTTCACTTACAACCGTGATCCCGACGAACGCAGACGCGCTTTCGGGGTACCGGTATTACTGAAGATAGGATTACTGGAAAATATCGATCTTCAAATCGGTACCGATACACTGATCTGGGAACGGACAACCGACCGAAGTACCGGCGACCGTTGGCAAGACCGGGGTTTCGGTGACGTAACGGTTGCTTCAAAAATTAATCTTTGGGGCAATGACTACGGCGACACGGCAATGGCTGTAATGCCATTCTTAACCTTGCCAACCGCACGCTATGACTCCGGCTCAGGTGGGATTACAGGAGGCATACACCTGCCAACTGCATGGATATTAAACGACCTTTGGACGCTGGAAGTTACGCCATCGGCAGCCGCTGTGCGAAACTCCGGTAACAACGGCTACGTTGCCGGATTCGGTCACCTTACCGTACTCAATCGTGGCCTTTTTACTAACCTGGCAGGCTTTGTTGAGCTCGAAAACTTCATAACTACCGAACGCGGCAATAGGTGGCAATCGATAATGAGAACCGGGCTGACATGGGATGTCACCAACAATTTCGTCATCGAATCCGGAGTGGGTTTCGGCATTACTGGTGATACCGACGACCTCAATATTTATCTGACACTGGTAAAACGGTTTTAA
- a CDS encoding DUF4926 domain-containing protein — protein sequence MKEKIKLFDVVALIVDLPEYNLWRGQVGTVVEILANGEAYEVEFSDREGRTYESLGLRPDQLMILHYEPINEIRT from the coding sequence ATGAAAGAAAAAATCAAATTATTTGATGTAGTGGCACTTATCGTCGATTTGCCTGAGTATAATCTCTGGCGAGGACAGGTCGGCACTGTGGTAGAAATCCTGGCTAACGGTGAGGCATATGAAGTAGAATTCTCTGACCGCGAAGGGCGTACTTATGAATCGCTGGGTTTGCGCCCGGACCAGCTTATGATATTGCATTATGAACCAATTAATGAAATTCGAACATGA
- a CDS encoding tetratricopeptide repeat protein, producing the protein MPTCGIYENAFGPDHPGVVNVLDRLGNLYQDQKKYDEAIPFYKRALDIEGKKLGSDHPDLASSMNNLATLYHYEGENTIAESLYKKALEIYEKEYGKDHPLIATILEKMAEFYEGTGRKEEAKQLTERAKKIYSSYQR; encoded by the coding sequence GTGCCGACCTGTGGCATATATGAGAATGCGTTCGGTCCGGATCATCCCGGTGTTGTTAATGTCCTGGACAGATTGGGGAATCTGTATCAGGACCAGAAGAAATATGATGAAGCAATACCATTCTACAAAAGAGCCCTGGACATCGAAGGGAAAAAACTTGGCTCGGACCACCCTGACCTTGCTTCTTCAATGAACAACCTTGCAACTCTTTATCACTATGAGGGTGAAAACACTATAGCTGAGTCCCTTTATAAAAAGGCGCTTGAAATATATGAAAAAGAATATGGTAAAGACCACCCGTTAATTGCAACCATATTAGAAAAAATGGCAGAATTTTATGAGGGAACCGGAAGGAAAGAGGAAGCGAAACAATTGACAGAAAGGGCAAAAAAGATTTATTCAAGCTATCAAAGATAA
- a CDS encoding DUF4926 domain-containing protein, with amino-acid sequence MPQVGTVVEILANGEAYEVEFSDREGRTYESLGLRPDQLMILHYEPINEIRT; translated from the coding sequence ATGCCACAGGTCGGCACTGTGGTAGAAATCCTGGCTAACGGTGAGGCATATGAAGTAGAATTCTCTGACCGCGAAGGGCGTACTTATGAATCGCTGGGTTTGCGCCCGGACCAGCTTATGATATTGCATTATGAACCAATTAATGAAATTCGAACATGA
- a CDS encoding tetratricopeptide repeat protein: MKPILTFNIIGEILGMVTVVNSIKHLCLCGTKVLFVLVLSGVFALPAYTQENLWKELNDKTTSLLQKKRYADGIKAGEEALKVAKNTFPPDDTRIADSMNLLGILYRTYGRYDEAEPLFNQALAIYKESLGSNHPHVAKVLHELAETFLLQDEYEKAEPLYKQSLGIYENAFGPDHPGVVNVLDRLGNLYQDQKKYDEAIPFYKRALDIEGKKLGSDHPDLASSMNNLATLYHYEGENTIAESLYKKALEIYEKEYGKDHPLIATILEKMAEFYEGTGRKEEAKQLTERAKKIYSSYQR; the protein is encoded by the coding sequence ATGAAACCGATATTAACATTCAATATTATAGGGGAGATTCTTGGAATGGTCACGGTAGTAAACAGTATAAAGCATCTTTGCCTCTGCGGAACGAAAGTCCTTTTTGTATTGGTTCTGTCCGGTGTTTTCGCCTTGCCTGCATATACCCAGGAAAATTTGTGGAAGGAACTCAATGATAAAACCACCTCGCTTTTACAAAAAAAGAGATATGCGGATGGAATAAAGGCAGGTGAAGAGGCATTAAAGGTAGCGAAAAATACATTTCCTCCTGATGACACCCGTATTGCCGATTCAATGAATTTACTGGGAATACTGTACAGAACCTATGGCAGATATGACGAAGCCGAACCCCTCTTTAATCAGGCACTCGCTATTTACAAAGAATCGCTGGGATCAAACCATCCCCATGTCGCTAAAGTACTGCACGAGCTTGCAGAAACATTTCTCCTCCAGGATGAATATGAAAAAGCAGAACCTTTGTATAAACAATCCCTTGGCATATATGAGAATGCGTTCGGTCCGGATCATCCCGGTGTTGTTAATGTCCTGGACAGATTGGGGAATCTGTATCAGGACCAGAAGAAATATGATGAAGCAATACCATTCTACAAAAGAGCCCTGGACATCGAAGGGAAAAAACTTGGCTCGGACCACCCTGACCTTGCTTCTTCAATGAACAACCTTGCAACTCTTTATCACTATGAGGGTGAAAACACTATAGCTGAGTCCCTTTATAAAAAGGCGCTTGAAATATATGAAAAAGAATATGGTAAAGACCACCCGTTAATTGCAACCATATTAGAAAAAATGGCAGAATTTTATGAGGGAACCGGAAGGAAAGAGGAAGCGAAACAATTGACAGAAAGGGCAAAAAAGATTTATTCAAGCTATCAAAGATAA